Genomic DNA from Nocardioides aquaticus:
GGCTCAGGCTCCGGTGGTGGCCGGCACCGCGGCGTCGGCGAACAGGGTGGAGGCGGCCGGGTCGAACGGGCAGCCGCCGTGCTCGAGGTGGGCGAGGTACTCGTCGCGGAAGTGCTGGATCGAGCTCGAGATGGGGCTGGTCGCCCCGTCCCCGAGCGCGCAGAACGAGCGGCCCAGGATGTTGTCGCACTGGTCGAGGAGCAGGTCGAGGTCCTCGGGGCTGCCCTGGCCGGCCTCGAGCCGGGCCAGGGTCTGCACGAGCCACCAGGTGCCCTCGCGGCACGGGGTGCACTTGCCGCAGGACTCGTGCTTGTAGAACTCGGTCCAGCGCAGCACGGCCCGCACCACGCAGGTGGTCTCGTCGAAGATCTGCAGGGCGCGCGTGCCGAGCATCGACCCGGCGCCGGCGACGCCCTCGAAGTCCAGCGGGACGTCGAGGTGCTCGGCGGTCAGGATCGGGGTGCTGGAGCCGCCGGGGGTCCAGAACTTCAGCTCGTGGCCCTCGCGGATCCCCCCGGCGAGGTCGATCAGCTGGCGCAGGGTGATCCCCAGCGGGGCCTCGTACTGACCGGGGCGACGGACGTGGCCGGAGAGGGAGAAGATCCCGAAGCCCTGGGACTTCTCGGTGCCCATCGAGGCGAACCAGTCGGCGCCGCGGCCCACGATGCTGGGCACCGAGGCGATCGACTCGACGTTGTTGATCACGGTGGGGCTGGCGTACAGCCCGGCGACGGCCGGGAACGGCGGACGCAGGCGGGGCTGGCCGCGACGGCCCTCGAGGCCCTCGAGCAGCGCCGTCTCCTCGCCGCAGATGTAGGCGCCGGCGCCGGTGTGGACCACGACGTCGAGGTCGTAGCCGGACCCGTGGATGTTCTTGCCGAGGTGGCCGGCGAGGTAGGCCTCCTGCACGGCCTTCTGCACCCGCCGCACGACGTGGAGGATCTCGCCGCGGATGTAGATGAAGGCGTGGTGGGCGCGGATGGCGTAGCTGGAGATGATCACGCCCTCCACCAGCAGGTGGGGGCTGGCCATCATCAGCGGGGTGTCCTTGCAGGTGCCCGGCTCGGACTCGTCGGCGTTGACCACCAGGTACTTCGGCTTGGGGTTGTCCTGCGGGATGAAGCTCCACTTCATCCCGGTGGGGAACCCGGCGCCGCCGCGTCCGCGCAGGCCGGAGGTCTTGACGGCCTCGACCACGGCGGAGGGCTCCATGCCCAGGGCGACGTCGAGCGCGCGGTAGCCGCCGCGGGACTCGTAGGTCTCGAGGGTCCAGCTGCGCTCGGCGTCCCAGTCGTCGGTCAGGACCGGGGTCAGGGTGCTGATCTGGCTCACGTCGCGTCGCCCTTCTCGGCTGCGGTGGTGTCGGTCGGGCTGTCGGCCTCGACCGCGGCCGCGGTCGCCATGGAGTCGTCGGACTCCTCGGCCCCGCGACGGACTTCTCGGGCTCCTCCGGCACGCCGGTGTCCGCCCCCTGCGTGACCCGGGCGTCGCTGTCCGGCGCGGTCCAGCCGCGCTCCCGGGCGATGCCGAGGCCGACCAGGCTGGCGTGGCCGGCGGAGGGGCCCTCGTCGGCCCGGTCGTCGGGGAAGCCGGCCAGCACCCGCTCGGCCTCGCGCCAGGTGCAGATGCGCGGGCCGCGGGTGGAGCGGACCTCCTTGCCCGCGCGGAGGTCGTCGACGACCGCGGTGGCCGAGGCCGGGGTCTGGTCGTCCATGAACTCCCAGTTCACCATCATCACCGGCGCGTAGTCGCAGGCCGCGTTGCACTCGAGGTGCTCGAGGGTGATCTTGCCGTCGGTGGTGGTCTCGTCGTTGCCCACCTCGAGATGCTGCTGGAGCCGCTCGAAGATCAGGTCGCCGCCCATCACCGCGCAGAGCGTGTTGGTGCAGACGCCGACGTGGTACTCCCCCACCGGCTTGCGCTTGTACATCGTGTAGAACGTCGCGACGCCGCTGACCTCGGCGGCCGACAGGCCCAGGATCTCGGCGCAGGTCTCGATGCCGTCGGCGGTGACGCGGCCCTCGGCGGACTGCACGAGGTGCAGCATCGGCAGCAGCCCGGAGCGGGCCTCGGGGTAGCGGGCCGCGATCTGTCGCAGCTCGGTGCGGGTCTGGTCGTCGATCACCGGTCGACACCTCCCATCACGGGGTCGATGGAGGCGATGGCCACGATCACGTCGGCGATCATGCCGCCCTCGGCCATCACGCTGGTGGCCTGCAGGTTGGTGAAGGACGGGTCGCGGAAGTGCGCCCGGAAGGGACGCGTGCCGCCGTCGCTGACCAGGTGGGCGCCGAGCTCGCCGCGGGGCGACTCGATCGGCACGTACGCCTGGCCGGCCGGCACCCGGAACCCCTCGGTGACCAGCTTGAAGTGGTGGATCAGGCCCTCCATGGACTCGCCCATGATGTGGCGGATGTGGTCGAGGCTGTTGCCCATGCCGTCGGAGCCGATCGAGAGCTGGCTGGGCCAGGCGATCTTCTTGTCGGCGACCATGACCGGCGCGCCCTCGAGGCCGGCGAGGCGCTCGGCGGCCTGCTCGACGATCTTGAGCGACTCGTGCATCTCGTTGACGCGCACGCGGAAGCGCCCGTACGAGTCGGCGGTGTCCCAGGTCTGGACGTCGAAGTCGTAGGTCTCGTAGCCGCAGTACGGCTGCGTCTTGCGCAGGTCCCAGGGGTACCCCGTGGCCCGCAGCGGCGGGCCGGTCAGGCCGAGCGCCAGGCAGCCCTCGAGGTCGAGGGTGCCGATGCCCTCCAGGCGGGCCTTGAAGATCGGGTTGGCGTTGCAGAGCGCCTCGATCTCGGGCAGCCGCTTGCGCATCAGGGCCACGAAGGAGCCGATCTCCTCCAGCGCGCCCGGCGGGAGGTCCTGCGCCACGCCGCCGGGGCGGATGAACGCGTGGTTCATCCGGAGCCCGGTGATCAGCTCGAACAGGTCCAGGACCAGCTCGCGCTCGCGGAACCCGATGGTCATCACCGTCAGCGCGCCGAGCTCCATGCCGCCGGTGGCGATGGCCACCAGGTGCGAGGAGATCCGGTTCAGCTCCATCATCAGGACCCGCATGACGCTGGCCTTCTCGGGGATGTCGTCCTCGATGCCCAGCAGGCGCTCGACGCCGAGGCTGTAGGTCGCCTCGTTGAAGAACGGCGCGAGGTAGTCCATCCGGGTGCAGAACGTGGTGCCCTGCACCCAGGTGCGGTACTCCATGTTCTTCTCGATGCCGGTGTGGAGGTAGCCGATGCCGCAGCGGGCCTCGGAGACCGTCTCCCCCTCGAGCTCGAGGATCAGGCGCAGCACCCCGTGGGTGGAGGGGTGCTGGGGGCCCATGTTGACGACGACGCGTTCCTCGTCGCCCTCCGCGAGCCCCTCG
This window encodes:
- the nuoF gene encoding NADH-quinone oxidoreductase subunit NuoF — protein: MSTLTPVLTDDWDAERSWTLETYESRGGYRALDVALGMEPSAVVEAVKTSGLRGRGGAGFPTGMKWSFIPQDNPKPKYLVVNADESEPGTCKDTPLMMASPHLLVEGVIISSYAIRAHHAFIYIRGEILHVVRRVQKAVQEAYLAGHLGKNIHGSGYDLDVVVHTGAGAYICGEETALLEGLEGRRGQPRLRPPFPAVAGLYASPTVINNVESIASVPSIVGRGADWFASMGTEKSQGFGIFSLSGHVRRPGQYEAPLGITLRQLIDLAGGIREGHELKFWTPGGSSTPILTAEHLDVPLDFEGVAGAGSMLGTRALQIFDETTCVVRAVLRWTEFYKHESCGKCTPCREGTWWLVQTLARLEAGQGSPEDLDLLLDQCDNILGRSFCALGDGATSPISSSIQHFRDEYLAHLEHGGCPFDPAASTLFADAAVPATTGA
- a CDS encoding NADH-quinone oxidoreductase subunit D; the encoded protein is MTTFEPGPGRAAGTQEDLYAGSSETTEGRVFTVTGQDWDSITEGLAEGDEERVVVNMGPQHPSTHGVLRLILELEGETVSEARCGIGYLHTGIEKNMEYRTWVQGTTFCTRMDYLAPFFNEATYSLGVERLLGIEDDIPEKASVMRVLMMELNRISSHLVAIATGGMELGALTVMTIGFRERELVLDLFELITGLRMNHAFIRPGGVAQDLPPGALEEIGSFVALMRKRLPEIEALCNANPIFKARLEGIGTLDLEGCLALGLTGPPLRATGYPWDLRKTQPYCGYETYDFDVQTWDTADSYGRFRVRVNEMHESLKIVEQAAERLAGLEGAPVMVADKKIAWPSQLSIGSDGMGNSLDHIRHIMGESMEGLIHHFKLVTEGFRVPAGQAYVPIESPRGELGAHLVSDGGTRPFRAHFRDPSFTNLQATSVMAEGGMIADVIVAIASIDPVMGGVDR